The stretch of DNA AAAACCATCAATCAAAATTTGGATCCATCACAAAAGCTGTATTGTATTTACGTGGCGATTGGGCAAAAACGATCATCTGTATCGCGGATTGTTAAAATCTTGCAAGATCACGGGGCCATGGAATACACAATCGTTGTTGCAGCAACAGCATCAGACCCGGCCCCCTTGCAATACTTATCGCCCTATACAGCGTGCGCCATTGGGGAATATTTCCGGGATCGTGGAATGCACGCGTTAATTATTTACGATGATTTGTCCAAGCATGCCGATGCGTACCGCCAGATGTCGTTATTGCTTCGGCGGCCCCCCGGGCGAGAAGCATACCCGGGGGATGTATTCTATCTGCATTCACGACTTTTGGAACGCGCCGCTAAGTTAAGTGACGCTTGTGGTGGGGGGTCGTTAACGGCCCTGCCCATTGTTGAAACACAAGCCGGCGACGTGTCAGCATACATCCCAACCAATGTCATTTCCATCACGGACGGACAAATCTTTTTGGAAACGGATTTGTTTTATCACGGAATTCGCCCTGCCGTTAACGTTGGATTGTCGGTCAGCCGCGTTGGGTCTGCCGCCCAAACGAAAGCCACACGAAAGGTTGCCGGGCGCATTAAGCTTGACCTGGCCCAATATCGGGAAATGGCCGCGTTTTCACAATTTGCCAGCGATCTCGATCCGTCAACCCAAAAATTGCTTGAACGGGGAAAGCGCTTAACAGAACTTTTAAAACAACCCCAATATGCACCTATGACGAACACGGATCAGGTGCTATCCTTATTCGCAGGGGTCCGTGGATTTTTGGATGCAATCGCTGTTTCGGATATTGCGGATTTTGAAAAAAAGTATTTGCGCGACGTTAAAATCGCCCTGCCCGAGGTTGTCAAAGAAATCACGGAAAAACAAACATTAAGCGATGAAAACGAAAAGAAATTAACGGAATACCTTGGCACGGCTTTAAAATAAGAGAGTTTTATGCATGTTACAGTAATTGGATCGGGATATGTTGGCCTGGTAACGGGGGCTTGTTTTTCCGAATTTGGATTTCAAGTCACGAACGTTGATTTTGACCAACAAAAAATTGCAGCACTAAAGCAGGGAAAAATTCCCATTTATGAGCCAGGCTTGGAAGCCTTGGTCCGTCAGGGACAAAAGTCTGGTCGGCTGTCCTTTACAACCGAACTGGCCCCAGCTGTATCTGATGCCGATGTCGTTATGATTGCGGTTGGAACACCCGCACGACAATGCGATGGCCATGCCGATTTGTCGTATGTCTATCAGGCAGCAGAACAAATTGCCCGGGCCATTAATGGATACACAGTCATCGTTACCAAATCCACAGTCCCCGTTGGAACGGCGCACAAATTGGCCGAAATCATCGAAGCCACCCGGCCAGATTTAAAACACAGCGTTGATTTTGATGTTGCATCCAATCCTGAATTCCTCCGCGAGGGATCGGCAATCAATGACTTTATGCGACCCGATCGGGTGATCATTGGGACCGACAGCAAAAAAGCCCAATATCTTTTGTCCCACCTTTATCGACCCCTGTATCTCATTGAAACGCCAATTATGTACACATCAGTCGAAACATCAGAACTGATTAAATATGCATCAAATGGGTTTTTGGCAACAAAAATTGCGTTTATCAATCAAATGGCTGATTTATGTGAAAAGGTTGGCGCCGATGTCCAGGAATTAGCCAAGGGCATCGGTTTGGATGGACGCATCGGACGTAAATTTTTAAATGCTGGTCCTGGATATGGGGGATCCTGCTTTCCAAAGGATACATTAGCCCTTAGCAAAACAGCCCACGATGCTGGTGCGCCGCTAACCTTAATTGATGCTGTTATCCAATCAAACAAAGACCGAAAAGCCGCTATGGCTCAAAAAATTATAGACGCCTTAAAAACCAGGGGACGGGCCGAAAATGGCGTCGTTTCGATCTTGGGCGTTACATTCAAACCCAATACAGACGATTTAAGGGACTCACCCAGTTTGGATATTATCCCGGCATTGCTAAAGGCAGGAATAACCGTAAAAGCATATGATCCCCTGTATTATGCAGGCAGTGAACATTTATCTCAAGCCCATGGTTTAGAAGGTGTCAATTGGGCAACGGATGCCTATGATGCGATTGCGGGCACAGATGGCGTAGTAATCTTGACAGAATGGAATGAATTTAGGGCACTGGATTTGGAAAAAGTGAAAACGCTTTTATCAACACCAGCAGGGCACAACCCCCTTATGATTGATTTGCGCAATATTTATAAACCAGCCGAAATGAACGGCATTGATTATATTTCTATAGGAAGAAGGAACGCATAATGGATTTTTCTAACAAACATCTTTTTAAGACTGAAATTTTAAGAGAATACGATATTCGAGGGACTGTTGGAAAAAACCTGAGTGAAAATGATGCCTATAAACTGGGGCTTTGTTTTGCTGAATTCATGACAAGTCAGGGCTTGAAAACAATAGCCATTGGTCGTGATGGCCGACTAACATCCCCTGCCCTTTCAGAAGCATTAGCAAGCGGCCTGGTTCAGGGTGGAGTTCATGTGCATGATGTTGGCATTGGCCCAACCCCCATGGTGTATTTCGCGATTAAAGATTTGACGGTTGACGCCGGAATCATGGTGACGGGATCACACAATCCATCCGATGACAACGGATTCAAAATGGCGCTACATAATCGCCCCTTCTTTGGCAAAGATATTCAAAACCTAGCAACGCTAGAGGGCAAGATCGCCGAAACACCCGGATCCTGCCAAACAATAGAAATCGAACAAAAATACATCAACAGAGTGTTAAAGGATTATAATTCTGACAAACGTCGTTTAAAAATTGCCTGGGATCCAGGGAATGGCGCCGCAGGTCGCGTAATAGACGTCCTAACCAAACCAGGGATTTTGGATGTTGATTCGATCGTCATTAACGGCGCAATCGATGGGACATTTCCGGCCCATCATCCCGATCCAACTGTTCCTGAAAATCTGAAACAGCTGATTGCAGTTGTACAAGAAAACGACTGCGATGCCGGCATTGCATTTGATGGTGATGCAGATCGAATCGGTGTTGTTGATGGGAAGGGTCGTATTTTATGGGGCGATCAGCTGATGATTCTTTGGTCCCGCGCGGTTTTAAAAACCCATCCAGGCGCCACAATTATTGCAGACGTTAAAGCCAGCCAAGTTTTGTTTGATGACATCACGAACCATGGTGGAAATGCCTTAATGGGGCGGACGGGACATTCCCTGATCAAATCAATGATTGCTGAAACAGGTGCCGTATTGGCCGGAGAAATGAGCGGGCATATCTTTTTTGCCGATCATTATTATGGATATGACGATGCTATTTATGCAGCCATTCGGTTGATCAATATTTTGCATGACAGCGACCAAACTCTGTCAGAATTATTTGATCACATCCCAAAACGCTTTAACACGCCAGAAATCAGAATATCATGCGATGACAGTCAAAAATTTTCCGTTGTGGAAAAAATTGCCCAAGCGCTGCAAAAAGATGGCGCAACCGTTAATGCAATTGATGGCGTGCGCGTAACGGGACCCCACGGGTGGTGGTTATTACGAGCATCGAATACTCAGGCAAAGCTGGTTGCGCGCTGTGAATCCGAATCCGCCGAAGGGTTGGAACGGTTACAGCAACAATTGGCATCCTACCTAGAGCCCTTTGGCGTACACGTTGATTAATGCAAAACAAACAAACCCCTAAACCAAGGAGCAACCAAATATGAACTTTAAATCAAAACTGTTTATTAGCATCGCAGGGCTATATGTGATGACTACCGGAACCGTCAAATACATCGAATTCATCAATACCAAGATTAATGAAACGTACCTATCACGATTCACGCGTGACGATGAAGTGAATGCATACAAAGAATCGGCACCTCAATTTTACTTGCCCATTACATCGTCACCCGCTGTCACCCCAGAAAAAACAGCATCAACAAAAATACCGCATGCAACACTTGTGCTTCATGGGTTTACGGTTGGGCCCAATAATTTTCATTTGTTGCTTGATTCCATGAAGCAAAAACAAATGCCATATTATGCACCCCTATTAACGGGGTTTGGCTTGCAGGATTTTCACATCTCACAACATGTTGTGGCATCTGATTGGCTTCGTGATGCTGTGCATGCCTATGATTTACTATCAGAGGTTGCCGACAAGGTTAGCATTGTTGGCCACAGTAATGGTGGCGTCTTGGCGTGTCTTTTGGCGCAAATACGCCCCGTTCACAAACTGGTTCTGATTTCACCAAATCTGGCGCCCTGTGATGATGACAAGGGGACCAAAAAGCTGCTTTCCACCCCCATTATTTCGACAATACTCAAATGGGCACACCCTATTACAAGAACAAACGACAGACCAAGACGAACGCTGTATTCAGATCTTTCCGATCTCAAAGAAGGCGAACAAGCCTTTTCACAAACATCAATAAGCCTGCAAAGCCTACAAGCTTTATGGACATTGCAGGACCAAGTGGACTTTAAAAAAATCAAAACCGATTCCCTGTTCGTCCTGTATGGGGCGCAAGACTTGGCTGTCGATACAAAAGCGGGATTGAAAAAACTTAATGATAGCGGGCTTATTTACAAGACATTCGTGTATTCAGGCTCAGCCCACGCGCCACATGTTGATTCCGATAGAAACCGAGTCAACGAGGATCTAATCGACATTTTGACCGACCAGAACTAGACAAGCCCCTTGAGTTGTTATACCTAATACAGATCATTCCCCCCACACGTCCTCCCGCGACTTGATCGCAGGATCCATGGACCCCCCCGTTGGTCACGCTACGGTGTGACGGGGGTTATGGCATTAAAAACGTCGTTGCTTTAGCTTCATCACAAGCTTTATAACGTCAGCGACCGCCTTGTAATGATGGGATTGAATTTCCCTGTTAATGTCAACGCTGTCGAATAAGGAACGCGCCAAGGGTGGGTTTTCAATAATGGGGATGTCATTCTTTTTGGCAATCTCGCGAATTCTAAAGGCGACATGGTCCTTTCCTTTTGCAACAACCTTTGGCGATTCCATCACTGCTTGATCCCACGCAATGGCCACCGCATAGTGCGTCGGGTTCGTGATCACAGCCGTTGCGGATGGAACAGCCTTCATCATTTGATTCCGTATCATTTCTTGGCGCATTTGTCTTAATTTTTGACGAATGGCGGGGTCACCCTCGGAATCTTTATGTTCATCCTTGACCTCCTGCAACGTCATGCGTAATTTTTTGGTAAACTGAAACCGCTGATAAATATAATCAAGCCCGGCAATCACAGCCAAAACACACAAAACAACCACAAAAATTTCCTGAATCGATTGACGAAACACGGTACCCAGTTCATTGATCGAAAACCACGATGAATGTGCAAGCTGCTGAAGTTGTTTTTTTAATGTAAAGAAAAGCGCCACCCCCAGGATGATCACCTTGAGCAAGCTTTTCAAAAAATCCAACAAGGCCTGTTTTGAAAAAATCTTGTTAAACCCCTTTGACAGGGAAAGGCGATCCAGTTTTGGCGCCAGCGTTTTAAGCGAAAGGGCGGACCACGTTTGCAAAAGCCCCACCACCAACGCCCCGATGGACAGTATCAGCATGGGCAACAAAAGGGCCATCGATACCTCCTTCAACAGGTGAAATCCCAATTGATTGAGGGTACTGTACGTCACAACAAATGTATGCGGGGCACATAAAAACGGCACCAGAATCTGCCCCAAATTTCTGGCTGTGCTGGGCATCACCCCCAATAAAACGGTTGCCGAAAGCGCGATCATGCACCAGTGGGTGACCTCGCGAGAATTCGGAGCCTGCCCATCCTTTTGCGCATCATCCAGACGTCGCTGCGTTGGTTCCTGCGTTTTTTGGTCATCATCTTTTTCGTTATCATCAGCCATGCGTTAACCGGAAGGAAGGATATTAGGGAATCTTTATCATAACCTGAGTTCGACGTAACAATCCCCAAAAACCTTGTGTTTTCCCAGATAATCCTGGATTGCTTCGTCGCTTGCGCTGCACGCCGCGACGTCTTTGCGCGGAGGGCGCAGCCCGACAAAGCAATCCAGACCTTAAAACATCAGCCTTAATATGGCATTTTGGGGATTCTTAATTTAGGATCCCCACCCAATTTCGCCATCTTATCTGCGATCCTTGCAACATGGGGTGAATCGGGTGGAAGGTGACCTTGTGCAATTTCAAAGGACTGCTTTATATAGTCAGCTGCTTTAAGTTTGTGATCTGCTGCCTGTTGGGCATCCCCATTGACCGTGGCATCTTCTGATTTTTTCAGATAGAGATCAGATAGGTCTTCCAAGGGCATATATTGTTTAGGCTGTTGTTTGGACTGCAGTATGCTTAATGATTCTTGAAGATATTTTTCAGCATCATCGTAATCGCCTTGCAAAAAATAAATTTCTCCTTTTGCTCTTAAGGCCATAGAGATATCGAAGGGGTCTACGTTGCGGCGGCGCTCCTTCATAATTTCTAGACTTTTTTCGCAACAATCGTGGGCTTGATTGTAATTTCCAATTGCTGAATGCAATTCACCGAGGTACCAGAAAACCCGGGCTAAAACCAGGTGTGTTTCGGAATACAATTGATATATCCTGAGGCTATCTTCAAGGATTTTCTGTGATTTCTTATATTGACCCATGCACCGATAACAATTTCCTAATATCCCCAGAGACCAACCAACGTACATATGATTTTTGGAATATTTTTTCTTATGAATCAATGTGCTTTTTTCTAGCAAGACTTCTGCCTTTTTATAATCCCCAATATCAATATAAATACGCCCAAGAACTCCCTGCATTCGTGCAATTCCGATATTATTTTCTGGTATT from Alphaproteobacteria bacterium encodes:
- the flhB gene encoding flagellar biosynthesis protein FlhB — protein: MADDNEKDDDQKTQEPTQRRLDDAQKDGQAPNSREVTHWCMIALSATVLLGVMPSTARNLGQILVPFLCAPHTFVVTYSTLNQLGFHLLKEVSMALLLPMLILSIGALVVGLLQTWSALSLKTLAPKLDRLSLSKGFNKIFSKQALLDFLKSLLKVIILGVALFFTLKKQLQQLAHSSWFSINELGTVFRQSIQEIFVVVLCVLAVIAGLDYIYQRFQFTKKLRMTLQEVKDEHKDSEGDPAIRQKLRQMRQEMIRNQMMKAVPSATAVITNPTHYAVAIAWDQAVMESPKVVAKGKDHVAFRIREIAKKNDIPIIENPPLARSLFDSVDINREIQSHHYKAVADVIKLVMKLKQRRF
- a CDS encoding alpha/beta fold hydrolase is translated as MNFKSKLFISIAGLYVMTTGTVKYIEFINTKINETYLSRFTRDDEVNAYKESAPQFYLPITSSPAVTPEKTASTKIPHATLVLHGFTVGPNNFHLLLDSMKQKQMPYYAPLLTGFGLQDFHISQHVVASDWLRDAVHAYDLLSEVADKVSIVGHSNGGVLACLLAQIRPVHKLVLISPNLAPCDDDKGTKKLLSTPIISTILKWAHPITRTNDRPRRTLYSDLSDLKEGEQAFSQTSISLQSLQALWTLQDQVDFKKIKTDSLFVLYGAQDLAVDTKAGLKKLNDSGLIYKTFVYSGSAHAPHVDSDRNRVNEDLIDILTDQN
- a CDS encoding phosphomannomutase/phosphoglucomutase — protein: MDFSNKHLFKTEILREYDIRGTVGKNLSENDAYKLGLCFAEFMTSQGLKTIAIGRDGRLTSPALSEALASGLVQGGVHVHDVGIGPTPMVYFAIKDLTVDAGIMVTGSHNPSDDNGFKMALHNRPFFGKDIQNLATLEGKIAETPGSCQTIEIEQKYINRVLKDYNSDKRRLKIAWDPGNGAAGRVIDVLTKPGILDVDSIVINGAIDGTFPAHHPDPTVPENLKQLIAVVQENDCDAGIAFDGDADRIGVVDGKGRILWGDQLMILWSRAVLKTHPGATIIADVKASQVLFDDITNHGGNALMGRTGHSLIKSMIAETGAVLAGEMSGHIFFADHYYGYDDAIYAAIRLINILHDSDQTLSELFDHIPKRFNTPEIRISCDDSQKFSVVEKIAQALQKDGATVNAIDGVRVTGPHGWWLLRASNTQAKLVARCESESAEGLERLQQQLASYLEPFGVHVD
- the atpA gene encoding F0F1 ATP synthase subunit alpha, producing MQPYAAEITAILKEKIENFESNLKISETGRVLMVSDGTARIYGLDNAQSGEWIDIISSKTGGKIRSIATNLEVDNVGVVIVGDDHAIQEGDVAERTGKIVDVNVGMGLLGRVLDGLGNPIDGKGPLLDTEMAEVERKAPGIIQRRSVHEPMSTGIKVIDSLIPIGRGQRELIIGDRQTGKTAIAIDTIINQKTINQNLDPSQKLYCIYVAIGQKRSSVSRIVKILQDHGAMEYTIVVAATASDPAPLQYLSPYTACAIGEYFRDRGMHALIIYDDLSKHADAYRQMSLLLRRPPGREAYPGDVFYLHSRLLERAAKLSDACGGGSLTALPIVETQAGDVSAYIPTNVISITDGQIFLETDLFYHGIRPAVNVGLSVSRVGSAAQTKATRKVAGRIKLDLAQYREMAAFSQFASDLDPSTQKLLERGKRLTELLKQPQYAPMTNTDQVLSLFAGVRGFLDAIAVSDIADFEKKYLRDVKIALPEVVKEITEKQTLSDENEKKLTEYLGTALK
- a CDS encoding UDP-glucose/GDP-mannose dehydrogenase family protein; this translates as MHVTVIGSGYVGLVTGACFSEFGFQVTNVDFDQQKIAALKQGKIPIYEPGLEALVRQGQKSGRLSFTTELAPAVSDADVVMIAVGTPARQCDGHADLSYVYQAAEQIARAINGYTVIVTKSTVPVGTAHKLAEIIEATRPDLKHSVDFDVASNPEFLREGSAINDFMRPDRVIIGTDSKKAQYLLSHLYRPLYLIETPIMYTSVETSELIKYASNGFLATKIAFINQMADLCEKVGADVQELAKGIGLDGRIGRKFLNAGPGYGGSCFPKDTLALSKTAHDAGAPLTLIDAVIQSNKDRKAAMAQKIIDALKTRGRAENGVVSILGVTFKPNTDDLRDSPSLDIIPALLKAGITVKAYDPLYYAGSEHLSQAHGLEGVNWATDAYDAIAGTDGVVILTEWNEFRALDLEKVKTLLSTPAGHNPLMIDLRNIYKPAEMNGIDYISIGRRNA